DNA from Serinus canaria isolate serCan28SL12 chromosome 13, serCan2020, whole genome shotgun sequence:
AATTCCAACTGATACCCTAATCTGGCGCCTGCCTGTTTGCACAGCAGGGTAAAAGTCCAGGGAGCCGTGGGCTGTGCCCTTGGGTCCCTGCCACCCGTGTGTGCACAGGGAGCCGGCGCTGGCGGGAAGAGGCAATAAATGCACCCACACACCCAGGCACCCCTTCCCCCTTCACACACACACGCCTCTTGACCGGTGACAAAATGCATCTGCTCTGTTCCCCCTCCCATGTCCTCCCCTGCGCCCTGCATCTGCCAtttgggcagggatgggtgaaCCATGCAGggccctccctgtgccaggaaagGGGCTGGTGGACACGGTGTCCCCACCAGCTTTGGAACCTTTGGTTCAAACCTCCTGGACACGTGTCACCTTGGCGGTTTCACCCCTGGCAGGTGACAAACACCTGGTTCtagcacctgcagcagctgcctcccgAGTCACATGGAACCTGGCCCTTATGGGAACAGCCTGTCCTCGTAGCCAGGGGACCCCGGGGGCTGTCCTCTACAAGTCCTCAGAggttctccctgctcctccctctgcaCTTTCCATCAGGGTGCCATCATCAAAATAAGGCCCCGCAGAGCAGGTGGCCGAGCAGAGCcgtgctgccagcagcctccagcatggcacactcccagcagtgactaACCAGAGCACCGCTGCCTTCCCCGTGGCTGCGGCGCAGAGCTGGGCAcgctccatcctgctgccagccgTCTTCTCACCCCTTCCCACCCGGATCTGTgggggctgcccaggcagggtgggcaAGGGTgtttccccagcctgtgctctgccctCTCCTTGCCCTCCAGAGTCACAaagagcaggcagtgccagtggCTGTCGGTGCTGTCCTGGAGTGGAAGatgtgtgctgtgctttggcCCATGAGAAGGGAAGGGTTTCTTGGTGTGCCAGGGGTGGCTCGGAGGTGGGgtgggagaaaacaaaacttgcTAGGAAATGCTTGCAAGCCCTGTGTGTGCTACCTAGTGCCAGccccctggggagcagggcatgGGGACAGTTATGCACACCCTTGTGCTCTCCTGGGGTTTTTGAAGTTCCTAGATTGCACTGCTCCTTCTGGCTGTTTCTGCCTCTGGTGTGTGCTGCTCCATGAAGTGCATTTCTTGCCAGCTCCAGGGCAATGCTAGACTTGGTCCAGCCCTGTAATGCTAAGTTGAAACATCCCAGATCCCTGGGGTGGGAAATCTACTTCCTGGTGATCCCAGGCTGtgaagagctgctggtgctACCAGAGCAGCACCAGACAAACCAGAAGAGCGAGTTCCAGGTACAGAGCATCCCAGAAGAATTGGTATCAACATGGACATTTCAgggcaccagcagccctgggtgtctCTAATGAAAAATACTGCCCTGGACACAAGAAGATGAGGCCATGAAGtctgcccagggatgctgaaTGGTTTGGTGGAGATCAGTCCATGCTGGTgatgtggggctgggacagctgcaaTAAGGGGGCACCAGGCTCTCTGATTCAGACTGCACTGGCATGAAGGGCAAACAaagcatccctgccctgcatgAAGGCTGAGGTAGGAGCAGTGCTTGATGCAGCCCCAGGCCATCAGCCTGgccagctccaggctcagcattcccagccagCATCTGTGAGAGGGAGAAGTGGTGGGCAAGTCCAAGGCAGGTAAAACCAGCCTGAGTGAATTCCCaagatacttttatttttgaggaaGCTGTGAGTGTGTGAAAAGAGATGTTTGATGGGTTATCTAGTTttgctctttcctcttttctctgggaaatccaggTAAATATTAGCTTTAAAAGACCCATTGTATAAATGCTGAGCCACTTCATCATGTTGGATTCCTGCAGAAATGTGTCTTTATACTGAGAATACCTTTCCTTTCAgggaaaattttcaaaagtgctTAGAGAGTTGTAAGAGCACAACTGCCATTAGATGTCCTGGATATTTGCTTTTATATCAGGCAGGCTGGGTTCTCTCTGTTCCAGCCCTGTCATTGTCCTCCTCATCCCCACTCACATTAAACCTCAGTAAAACATCTGGGCAGAAGTCTGGCTTCAGGCTGGAGCCTGTAGGGCACTTGCAAGGAAAAGGGACACATCTGGTGCCAGAGCACTGGGCACAGTCCAGGGATGAAGTGATGGACAAGTGGATATTATCATGGGAAAGAGTCCAACTGTGAGTCCGGAGCTGTCCTGGTCCCACACTGGCCCTGGAGCATGTGGGGTTGTCCTTTCTCCCATTTCCACCATgaaagggggaggagaaggcacAGACCAGCGCTGCCACCTCACTGGGAATTTAACTGAGTGAGGGTGAAAAGccagcatctccctgggcactggggcttCAGTATCCCACTGCGGACTCAAACTGGGACATCTGGACCTGGAGATGTGACCTGTGCTCCAGCATTGGGGCCAAGATCTGCTGGGCTCAGATGCTcaccctgggcactgcccaagGATTGCTCTTGCCCTCAGTGTGGTGGGATGTGTTGGTCCTACTCAAAGGGACTGGTGGAGCATCCCCTGCCCTGGACtgagggctgggctcaggcagcaTGGGGAGCAATCACTTCTCATCTGCTCaagttccagctgtgtcctgccacAGGAAAGTCATCTCAGAACCAGACAGGAAGGTGCTGTGAACTTCTGGCATCTGCTGCCATCACTCCATGGGGTGCTCGGTGACAGAGTGACCCCAAAGTCAGGGACACCTGATGCATTCCTGGCGTGAGTGAGGGAGCAGCCGTTGTCCCTCGCTGCCCGGGTGGGGGACTGAGGTCCCGGAGCCCCCCTTTACCCGCCAGGAGTGCTTTTGACAGACAgacctccctcctccctccctgctccgCACGCAGCCATCCTCCACTCAAGGCAAACCTTTCCTTCAGCCTCGCTCCTCGCGTCCCCGGCTCTCCCCGGATCAGGTCCGTGCCCACCCCTCCGTGCCGGCCATCGCTCCCCGCTCCCCCTTCGCCCTCCCCGGCGCTGGAGGGAGCGAGACGCGAAGCGTCGGAGCGAGGAGCGCATAGCAACAGGGTCCAGGATGAAGCAGGTTCGGCAGCAGCGTCTCCGGAAGGTGAGAGCCGGGAGCGGGGATGCCCCAGGGATAGGAGCAGGAGACCAGGGGTACCCCCGGCCGGTGACAGCCAGGAGCGAGGGtaccccagggctgggaaggaagcGGGGATAACCCCGGGCTGGGAGCGGGGGAGTCATGCCCACGGCCCCGCATCCCGTCCTCGGGAGCCTTCGTGGGAGCCGGCAGGGATCAGTGGGATGTTAGGGAATAGCGTTGGTGCGCGGGGCCAGAGCGAGATGGTGGGCAGCGGGATGGGGCATTTCGTGCCCACCGCTCCTCCCGAGCtgcccccttcccctcccctgccctgccctgccctgccctgccagcaggcTCTGCCGGCGGTGGGTGACTCATGTTGTGTCTGCCGGGCGCCGTGGGTGGCACCGGGGGCAGAGCTTGCTCCCCGCAGCCTGGCACCCCGGGAACGCCGCtccccggggctgcccgggcTCGGGGTCCCTCCCGCGGGatgggcacaggggctgggcagtgcctttcccacctgcagctcGGATtgcctcctcatcctcctcctcatcagGATTTAAAGGGGTGTGCGTGCTGTGGGGTCAGCTGGATGCTGAACTCTGGgttcagggcagagctggcagagctaCAAACCCTTTTCACATCCTGCTGGAAACCCTTTTCAAACCGAGCTGTCAGGCTTTCCCATCTAGGCTCCCTGTGTTGCCACTTTGCTCTTACCAGTCTGAGCTCCCACTTCCCCCCACTCTGGGGACCAAGTCCTTTCTCTGGGGACACGGTGGAGCAGGGGGACAGAGACAGCATCAGCCACAGCTCCATCgtggggatgtgctgctgctgaatgggCCAGCCCTTCCTGGAGCATCCCAGACAGTgacccagggctgggagcctcTTCAGCTACACCCTGTGCCAAACCATGCCCACTGAACACAGGGCAGATTGACTCTGTTGAGATGAATGAAAACCCAGGAGAGTTTTATTCCTGCCAGGAAATTCCTAGGGTGTTGGGAAATGACGTAAAAAACCCAGCAATGTCCTGGTGACAGCCAGCAGGCCCTGACAGCCTATTTCTCCACTCTTGTTTGGAGGCATCGTTTggctcttctctttcttcctctttcctacAAATTGCTTTTCCAGATGGCTTTGTGACTGCAAGATCCATTAAAAGTGGTCTTtgccccttccaatgcctgtCTGAGTCACTTGATGCTGGTGACCCTCTTTAGCATTTATTCAGGAATTCATTTAGTCCCGTGGTGATCAGGGATGGAAAGCAGATGTCTCTGGAGttattttccccattcccaatgctgctcagagccctctgTGCTTCATTACCCAAAAATACTATTGCTGAGCTCCAGATGGAGGACCTGGTGCTCACAGCCACCTTGGGACCACTGTGttcagtgctggcactgggctTGACGGCAGCTGGTGGTGGCTGATGAAGAGATGTGCCCATCCCCATGGCAGCACCCACCCAGGACCCCAacagcctcctcttcctctcattGTGATCCACTTCCTATTGGTGAGCTGGAGTTTTTAGCTCTTCTTACCAGACAAATTTTAGGCATGTGGAAATACCTCTTGACTAAAAACCTTTCTCAGGCTCTAAGGatttcatgttgtttttttGCATAATACTACTCCCAGAAGAGCTGAgtgttgttttcatttatttgattattttctttgggGTTTATTTGGTGGAAATGGACTAAATCCCACTGGTGGGAGCCATGGTTCCTTCCCATACCTGGCCAGGGTGCTGAGCAGCATCTTCCTACCTGAGCCACTGCCCTCCTCTACGTGCCACAAACTGCCTGGAAACTTCCCCAGGGTTTCAGATGAAAAACCACAACCATTTGGATCTGTGCATACTCCTTACACTTTGGACACTGCTGTAATGAGTTTGCTTCAGCCTCAGCCACCTCCaacctccctgtgctctgccatcATTTGCTCCCTCTGATGGTATCAGCTGTGACCCCAGGCTGGGGTCACCCAGGGCTAGTTCAGCCCTTTGAGGGGCTCTTCCTCACCACAgcagtgctttattttcttcactttgtAAGTGATATTacatttgaattaatttttatgcttttaaaagatttttttctctcacagaTTAGCAAGCAATTCAAACTAATCTGAAGTGACTCACACTTTAGAGACTCACTGTGCTCAGATCCGCAGGGGAGAAATCTGGTGCTGGGTGGCATTTCTCTTGCTCAAAGGCTGTGATCACGCACAAAACACTGACAAAATAACCCCACAACGCCAGCTTGAATGGAGACAAAATAGGATGAAAACATACCTTTGATCTGGCTGGAGTTTTTTCACTCAGATACAACTGAGTTTTGGTTTAAGTAAATTGgtttagagaaaataattagcacagagctgtttccttACAGACCCCAGCTCTTATCTTGGCAGAGACTaaagtgctttttcttctcGGTGACCTTTGCTTTGCTGACTTCTTTGGGAGCATCTTTTGGCGAATAAagggaagtgctgctgtgttCAAAGAGGCCGTGGTTGCCAAGGGAGCTGTTAGTCCCCGTCTGTTTATAACTGCGAGACGGGAGCCCGGCTTGAAGGATGGCAGCTGACATCAGTGGAAAGCACTAGAGCAATACTGGagcacttctgctgctgctgaaaagagaatttctgtTATGACAGAGGCTGAAAGAGAGCATTAATCCTAAAAAAAAGCTCTAGAATCAAGCTGGTTTGTGAGATTTTCAGCAGTCAGGAGAAGGGACGTGCACTTCCCTCTGTGATTTGGGACAAGGATGGGCTGGAAGCCTAAAATATTGTGCTTTGTAATTCATTTCAAGTCAGGCAAATAGGCCagattttctgtgatttctatggaaaggctgggatttgggaagaaTTTTGACCAttgcttttctgtgtgttttccagcagcatccctgccctgtaTCTCCTCAGCCTGCCCAAGGGGGACAAGTGTCATTGTCCTTTGGGTTTATCTGACATTTGAGTGgtctctgctttctgctctgggGTCCTAAATTTGAGCTGTAGAGCTCCAGATAAAGATATTAACAAGGGGGGCAGTCATTATTAAGACACAAGTGACAAACTACATCTCATGGCCTTGGAAATGGTGGCTGAGGTGGGGACCAGGCCATTTACAGTTTGGAAAAGGCCCCATTGGTTCCTTCCATTTCCTGTTGTTGCTTCTGTGTTGATTTCTGGGCTACACCTCATGGACAGGCACCCACATGTAATGAGATCTTGCAGCTCTACCTATGCCCTCCTGCAGGTGTTTGGGATTCAGACAGAGATGCAGGAATTAGGCAACAGGATTTAATGATctcccagcatccctgctcGCTGGTTTTCTGTGATTCAAATCTGGAAAACAAGAGCTCCCCAGCCAGTGTGATGGACAGGGAAGCAATATTTTGCAGGGGGAAGACACAGCTGTGATGGCCCCTACCTAGCAGGGATCTTTGTGAGTACAGGTTTGAGCTGCTGAAATCTTTGGGAGGGAgttcagagcagcctgtgcctcccCTGCAAGCACAGACAGCTGTGGGTCACACACTGGGTGTGCTGGGCTAATTAGCAGGCACAGCCATGGCCTGGATGTGTTGCTGaaccacagagctgtgctgaacaACTGCAGGAGGCTGCCAGGTACTGATGGTTTATAGCAATGTTACATTTGGGTCATACATTTTGACTTCTCAGCCCTTGTTTTTACAACTTTTTCTCCTGGCCTTTCCCTTGTGACAGCAGCATCCAGCACGGATGGGCTCTTCACAGAGGATTTTGGTGTGGCAGCATTGCTGGGGCTGTACATTTCAGGTTGGCTCTGGGAAGAGTTtgcccttgtcctgtccctcgAGGTGTTTGTGctccaggtggggatggggaggagtTTGCCCCTGTGTTTGGTGCCTCTGGGCTGCAAGCAGCATGTCcgcagtgccagcagctgggggtttggggtgcacCCTGCACAGGGGGGGCTGGCAGCCCTCTCCTTCAGCATCATGGCTCAGTGTCTCCATGGgaaccagcagcaggaacatccTCCAGTCCAGTCCAGTTggagatgaggaggaagagaggaggtgGCTGCCACCTTCTCTGAGGCCCTGAAagggcagcactgagctctgatcaccagccagctctggcctcctgggcactggggtctgctgcaggctctgagcaCCAATGCAAGCTGGTACAGGAGACCCACCACTCCTTCTGGCTGATCTCTCCACAGCCACATCCCTCTCCTTCAACCACATCCCAAGGGCTTGTTCCCTATGATTATGAACAAGGGCAGGGAgatggctggttttttttccttcagagacCCCAAGAAAAGAAGCTTCCCAAAGGGGCTCCTCTGACCCTACTCCTGGTACCTTGTCAGCAGGGACACCAGAATCCTCCTGTGCCTCCATACAAACATGATAAACTCCCacaccagggcacagcagtgcctggtggcacagggacaggatccTCATTCCACCCCTTTGTGCTGCCTGGTTTTACTGTGGGTGTGTCTGTGATGGGATTTcatctggcagctgctggctcaggctTTCAGCTCTGGAGTCAGTGGGAATGCTTTCCTTGCTCCCCTGAGGTCAGGACACTGGAGGAATTCAGACTGAGCACCTCCCTGCAAACCTGATGTACACCCATACAAACACAGAGGTGCCCTCCTGGTGCATCACCCCAACCCAAATGGATTGCAGGACTCACACTTCCACTTGCAGTGGGGTGGAGGGGAATGGGTTAATGCCCTACCTGTGCTGCATTGATCCAGAGCACATTAGGAATTCTGGAAAGAGGTCTCTCATCTTTCAGCAGAGACGACTGGGAGTATCACTAAATTCCCACAGTGCAGGCTTTTGGCAGTTGGAAAAGTGTGAAAGTGCAGGGAGCAAGGAGTGGCAGCCAGCTGGGGGCCTGGCATGGCACACACATGGGGCTGGTGTCACGCTCCCTGGCACACCACagtgcttctcctgctgccctcatGCTGCATCCTGCAGGAGATGCAGAAAGTTTATCGTGGCCCCCTGAATGGATGTCTTTGGAACTTGGGGTTGTGAGTTAGGCCATGGTGAACCTTCCCAGAATGAACTGGGACAATCCCATGTttcccaggggagctctggCCATGTGGGATTGCGTTTCTCCTTTTTGTTGctcagtggcagagcagggcattGGCTGAGGTGGGGaacagagagctgctgggacagggtgTTCCCAAGGGACAAGTGTCAATGCTGTCAAGGCTTGGGGTCACAGATTCACTCGCGAGTTCTTGGcacttcttccctctctcccattCTTCATTCTCTGTTTTTATTCCTTGCTCAACCCCTGTCTGCCCTCTCCCACACCCTGGTCCCTCACTCAGCCAGTGACTCCAGATCTCCTGgtgagccccagcagccaggatggGGACCTGGGCTCAGAGTGCCCAGAGGACAGAGGGAACTGGACAGGGCGCCTggatttcctcctctcctgcatcGGATACTGCGTGGGCCTTGGAAACGTCTGGAGGTTCCCCTACAGGGCTTACACCAACGGAGGAGGTACTTGGGCATCCTTTGCAGTGGTCAGTCTCCCACCCACTGACCTGGGCTGGTAGAATATCCTTGGAGAAGgatcccttccctttcctgggGCTGGAATGTAGCACTTCCTGTGGGGTGAAGCCTCGTACTGCCCTCCCCATGGTTGTTTAGGGCTTTAACCACCTGTATCTGTGTGTGGAAGGGATTTGTGAGCCCATCCTGTATTCCTGGCCTTGGACAAACCCCTGTCTCTGTGCTGAACCAAACACCAGCTCTCCTGGTGTCCAGCAGCTTCTTGGTCTGGTGTTCTCCAGGACTCAGCAGGATCAACAAGCCCTTCCCAGCTATCAAAGGAGGGAGTGAACATTTTGCAATGCAAGAGCCCTGGGTGATGGTGGAAAATGTTGGTTCAACTCCTCCCAGAGCAGTAATAACTGGAATTTCATGGTGTTTGTGAAAGattcaaagagaaaagagagaaagagagttGGGAGCAGTGGGGAAGCACAGCACCAGGTGAATCACAGCCCTTTTCTCCTGCACTAACAGGGAGCTCTTGCTCCTCCCTGTCTCCCTGATTTTGATGTAGATCCCTCAGAGCCACACATATTGAATGAGTTTTATTCCCTGTCACAGTCAGACTTTAGGTGTTTGTTCCGTATTACTTTcaagatgttttttctttttttcttcttgcaggaGCTTTCTTGGTTCCTTACTTCATCATGCTGGCTATCTGTGGGATCCCCATCTTCTTCATGGAGCTGTCACTTGGCCAGTTCTCCAGCCTAGGGCCACTTGCAGTCTGGAAGATCAGCCCTCTCTTTAAAGGTGCGTGAGTGAAGTCCAGAGCCTCTGAGGGACCTCTGCAAGAGCTCTTTGATGAGGAcatgcaccagcagcagcatcccatgGTCCTCACAGCTCTTGTTAGACTCAAAAGAACCTGGGGGAGGGTGTGGCAGGCTGGAATTTTGAGTTAGCTGTTTTAGTAGCTGCATAGATTGGTGAGTCTTTGAGGGCTCTGGATGCAGGGCCAGCTCTAGAAATGGTGTGAATATTATTAAGCCAGCTCTGGTACAAAATAGagcatgaaaacaaagcaatatacctgtttaaaaaaaaaaaggtaagaataaataatttgaagaaaaaagttcaGATCAAATACTTTTATTCTCAGTGTTAGGCTGGTGTAAAGTTTTTGTATTAGGCAATAGACCATCAGTACAGCGAAGGCATGTCCAGATGTTATAATGGCAATAAGTGGCTCCCCCAGCAGGTGAACCTTGGACTGGTTGATCATTTGGCTGCTGAGGTGCAGTGTCTGACCCTGCTTTTGGatgtgctttgctctgctccagctcactCCTTCTTTaccctctccttccctcaggCGTTGGCATGGGCACGATCCTCATCGTCTCCCTGGTGGCCATTTACTACAATATGATCATTGCTTACGTTCTCTTCTACCTCTTTGCATCCCTCACAAGCGACTtgccctggcagcactgtgGCAACTGGTGGAACACTGACCTGTGCCTGGACCACCACGTCATCAAGACGGGGAACAGCTCCCTCCCCGTCAACATCAGCAACACCGTCAGCCCCAGCGAGGAGTACTGGAGGTAACGGGGGCAGCCCGGGCCAGGCCTGGGACGTGGCTGGGGTCCAGCCAGGGAGAGGATGGGCAGGGGATGAGGGGTGAGgaccagcacagcccacagcacagATGCTGCAGGTCTCACTCATGGGTGGTGGTGTGGATGCAGCAATGGGCTCGTGTGCTCAGCTCTGCGGGACAGCTCAGTTTAgccactgggatgtgggagGTGTCCATGTTCTAGTGCTGCTTTGTTGGCTGGGAGATATGCTAGACTGAAATGCATCCCACGTCTGGAATGGCTGGCAATTTGCTCTGGAGATGCCAGGCATCCCTTCTGGCCTCTTTAATGCGTGGTGGAGAAATCACTCCAAGTGTTCCTGTTTGCTTGGCAAGGAGCTGCCTGTGATAGTTGACAAGGTCATTTTGCAGCAGAGGCATTTCTAGGGTCAGAGGGCCTCTGGAAGAAGGCAGCCCATGCTCACTAgcagctctccttcctccctaGCCGGTATGTCCTGCACATCCAAGGAAGCTCGGGGATTGGGGATCCTGGGAGGATCCGCTGGAacctgtgtctgtgcctgctcctgtcTTGGACTATTGTTTATCTGTGCATCCTTAAGGGAGTCAAATCCTCTGGCAAGGTAAGGGAtggctgctctcctctgggGGGGACCTACAGCGATGCTCACCAGGGTGTGCAGCTCTACACCTCTGGGAAAGTGAGACCCACAAACAGCATCCGCTGGGTATGAGATATTTTGGGGCTGCCTTGCACACCCAGACACCATCAGGGCTGGCACAcgggccctgctgcagcccaaggACCCCAGGGTGATGTGTCCCACCCTAGGGACAGGGCGTGGGGGGCCATGCTCTCATTCCCGGCTCTCCCTGCTGGTTCTGCTCTCCCACAGGTCGTGTACTTCACTGCCACCTTCCCATACCTCATCCTGGTGATGCTGCTCATTCGTGGTGTGACCCTGGAGGGGGCCTGGAAAGGGATCCAATTTTACCTCACACCCCAGTTTGATCACTTGCTGTCTTCCAAGGTGAGTAGGATGTTGTGCAATTTGTTCAATACACAAAAATTAACCTTCTCCTGCCACCTCCTGAATGCCACAGAGGCAGTTCCCATACTCAGGTGTCTTTTCTGGCCACACCCTAACCTAAAGCTCTCTTGGTTGTTCCTAGACCAAAAATCTTTGTCCCACACCTTGTCTGGGCCACAATTCACATGTGTCCCCACCCCATGCACGTGTTTATGACTCTACATAGATGGGATGGTACCAAAATTCCCCTGAGTACCAGGACCATGGGCAAGATCATCCCAGCCTCTGTGATGGGCTGATGGGTGCCCGTGGTGGATTTGAGTGTTTGTGGTTCTCAAGAAATCCCAGCATGTGGAGTGGGGGTCAGCAGTGGTGGTCATTAAGAGATCACCCAAGGGCATTTAACGTCCCACTGGGCTGGCCCTAAAACATTCTTATTAGCCCTTCCATTAGCCAGCTGATCCACTATGAGTGGTGAGTGTTAACAAGGAAAGACAAATATCCTGTGGGCTGTGCATGCTTGGAGTGCTGGGGAAGATGTGtccagggctctggggaagCAGATTTCTAATGTCATCTTCCTCATGTGGAGgattccaaccccctgctctcctcagaaCTGCTTCCTTCCCCCAGGTGTGGATCGAGGCAGCCCTGCAGATTTTCTACTCCCTTGGGGTGGGCTTTGGGGGCCTCCTCACCTTCGCTTCGTACAACACCTTCCATCAGAATATCTACAGGTGGGGTCACCTGCTGTCTTGTGAAAATTATGGGTTGTGGGGAGCTGTGAAAACCTGAGCTGGTGGGTTCAAAGCAGCAGAAGCCCGTGGTGCAGCAGAGTCAccttgctctgctccttgcaCTGAGTGGATACCTGGCAGTTTGTACAGGCTTGAGAAGAACAGAGGGATTCTCCTAAGCACCAAGGCAGAGCACCCAGCTCAGATGTTTTGGGCTGAAAGCTGAGAATATTTGAGGCTGGAGTTGTGCATGTGTGCCCTGTCTCCAGCATCCAGTGTAGGTCACTGAAAGAGACGGGTGTGACATTTGGTCTGATCCCATCCATCGGGGACAGAAAGCTTTGGAGGAACACCACAGTATTATCCATTAAATATATGCTCCATTTGACCCTGGAAAGCCCTTGCCATGAGAAGCCCTCAAGGACAGTCACTGGGTCACTGTACTGTGGCATCTGGGGCTGGCAATGCCACCAGCACTGGTGTGGGGTGGGAAGGAATGAGCAAGTTCAGAGcatcttcttccttctctgtagAGACACCTTCATAGTGACCCTGGGCAATGCCATCACCAGCATCCTGGCAGGGTTTGCCATCTTCTCTGTTTTGGGATACATGTCCCAGGAGCTTGGGGTCCCTGTTAACCAGGTGGCAAAAGCAGGTGAGGCCAAACAAAGAtgttttccccttccccctctgccTGGGTGTGCTGAGGAGCATCCCTTCCAGGATGGAAGGCACCCGAGGGTGTCAGCATGAGGGATGAGGGGGGATGCTCAGCTGgccagggggagggaagggggcaGATAAGTTCCTGTGGTGTAAATATTGAGTGACAAGTGTTGCCTAATGAAGGAGCTCCTGAGGAAGGAACAGGCTGTTTCTCCACCCTCTGCCACAGGACCCTTCCTGCCCATCTTGCCAGAGTCCTGGCAAGTCTGTGccatggtgctgctctgctgagctctcctctcctccattccccccatgcccagctctgtcaccaccTTTTCACCCTGCTGTCCTTTGCCTCCCTTAGGTCCTGGTCTGGCTTTTGTGGTGTACCCC
Protein-coding regions in this window:
- the SLC6A7 gene encoding sodium-dependent proline transporter yields the protein MKQVRQQRLRKPVTPDLLVSPSSQDGDLGSECPEDRGNWTGRLDFLLSCIGYCVGLGNVWRFPYRAYTNGGGAFLVPYFIMLAICGIPIFFMELSLGQFSSLGPLAVWKISPLFKGVGMGTILIVSLVAIYYNMIIAYVLFYLFASLTSDLPWQHCGNWWNTDLCLDHHVIKTGNSSLPVNISNTVSPSEEYWSRYVLHIQGSSGIGDPGRIRWNLCLCLLLSWTIVYLCILKGVKSSGKVVYFTATFPYLILVMLLIRGVTLEGAWKGIQFYLTPQFDHLLSSKVWIEAALQIFYSLGVGFGGLLTFASYNTFHQNIYRDTFIVTLGNAITSILAGFAIFSVLGYMSQELGVPVNQVAKAGPGLAFVVYPQAMTMLPLSPFWSFLFFFMLLTLGLDSQFAFMETIVTAVTDEFPYYLRPKKASFSAVICIALFLMGLILTTEGGMYWLVLLDDYSAGFGLMVVVITTCLVVTRVYGMKRFCRDIHMMLGFKPGPYFRTCWMLLSPATMMALLVYNIVKYQPSEYGNYRFPTWAEALGILMGVLSCLMIPMGMVVAVLQEEGTLWERVQQASRPAMGWGPSLEENRTGAYVASLAGSQSPKPLMVHMRKYGGITSYENTAIEVDREMEEEDEEESMI